One Mycolicibacterium sp. TUM20985 genomic window, CGGGCACCGCGGCGCGAACGGACAACCCGGCGGGAGGGCCGCCATCGACGGCGGCGCCCCGGGGATCGGCACCAGGCGTGACCCCTGGACGGCATCGAGCCGTGGCACCGAGCCCAGCAGTCCCACCGTGTACGGCATCACCCGGCTGCGGGTCAGCTCGGCCACCGGCGCGGTCTCCACGGCCCGGCCCGCGTACATCACCACGGCACGGTCGGCGAACTCGGACACCACGCCGAGATCGTGGGTGATGATCAGCACGCCTGCACCGGTCACGTCCCTGGCGGTGCGCAGCACGTCGAGGATCTGCGCCTGCACGGTGACGTCGAGCGCCGTCGTCGGCTCGTCGCAGACGATGAGGTCGGGATCGTTGGCGATCGCGATGGCGATGACCACGCGCTGGCGCTCGCCGCCGGACAGCTCGTGGGGGAAGGCCCCGGCGCGGCGCTGGGGCTGGGCGATGCCGACCAGCTCGAGCAGTTCGACGGCGCGCGCCCCGGCGGCCTTGCGGCTCAACTCCCGCTGGTGGACGCGCAGTGCCTCCGCGATCTGATCGCCCACGGTGTAGACCGGCGTCAGGGCGGACATCGGGTCCTGGAACACCGTGCCGATGACCCGGCCCCGGATCCGCGACATCCGCTGGTCGTCGAGGCCGATGAGCTCGTCGCCGTGCACGCGTACCGAGCCGGACACCGTCGCGTACTCCGGAAGCAGCCCGACCACGGCCATGGCCGTCGCCGACTTCCCGGCGCCGGACTCGCCGACGAGCGCCACGACTTCGCGCGGCCGGACGTCGAACGTCATACCCCGCACTGCGGCGACGTCTTCGGCGTCGGTGGTGAAACCGACGTGCAGGTCGGAGACCCGGAGGAGTTCGGTCACGTCCGCCGCCGTCGCCGGGGAGGTTTGGCGCCGGGATCGATGGCGTCGCGCAGGCCGTCGCCGATCACGTTGGCGCACAGCACGATCAGCACGAGCACGCCGGCGGGGAAGAGGAACACCCACGGGAATGTGGTGACCGAGGGGGTGCCGTCGGCGATCAGCGTGCCCAGGGACACGTCCGGCGGCTGGATGCCGAATCCGAGGAAGGACAACCCGGTCTCGGCGAGGATCGCCACGCCGACGTTCAGCGTGGTGTCGATGATGAGGATCGACGCGACGTTCGGCAGCACGTGGCGCAGGATGATGCGTCGGTTCGATACGCCCATGTACCTTGCAGCCGTGACGAATTCACGCTCGCGGAGGCTCATCGTCAGCCCCCGGACGATGCGCGCGCTGATCATCCAGCTGAAGACGGCCAGCAGCAGAATCAGCGAGAACACCCGGCCCGACTGACCGAGGCTCGGGGTGACGATGGCGATGAGGATGAAGCTGGGGACGACCAGCAGAAGGTCCACCACCCACATCGCCACGCGGTCCCGCCAGCCGCCGAAGTACCCGGCGACGGCGCCCACCGTCGCCGCGATGATCGTCGAGATGAAGGCCACGCAGACGCCGATCAACAACGACTTCTGCATCCCGCGCAGGGTCTGTGCGAGCAGGTCCTGGCCCACTGAGTTCGTGCCGAACCAGTGGCTGGTGCTCGGTGGTTGCTGCAATGCCAGGAAGTCGAGATCGGTGTAGCTCCACGGCAACAACGGCGGCAGCGCATAACAGCCGACGAACATCACCACCAGCACCACCAACGCGCCGACGGCGAGCCGGTTGCGCAGGAAGCGGCGCGTGGTCAGCGTGCGGCGCGAGGCGAAGGCGCCGACGTCGAGACCCGACTGCGCTGTCGACGCCGCATCCGTCGTCACCGGTTCGGTCATGCCACCCTCACCCTCGGATCGAGTGCGGCATAGATGACGTCCGACAGCAGCCCGGCGAGCAGAATCGTCGCACCGGTGAACACGGTGATCGCCGCGATGATGTTGGTGTCCTGCGTGGCGATGCCCTGAACCACCCACTCGCCCATGCCATGCCAGCCGAAGATCTTCTCGACGAACACCGCCCCCGTCACCAGTCCACCAACGCCGTAGGCGAACAGCGTGGCCATCGGAATCAAGGCCGTGCGCAAGCCGTGCTTGAACAGCGCCTGGCGCCGCGTCAGACCCTTCGCGCGGGCCGTGCGGATGAAGTCCTGGCCGAGGACGTCGAGCATGGCGTTGCGCTGGTAGCGGCTGAAGCCGGCGATCGAGAAGAGGGCCAGGGTGGCCGTCGGCAGGACGAGGTGTTGCACACGGTCCACGAACTGCGCCCAGACCCCGGGTAACGGAGTGGGTGACGTCTCGCCGGTGTACTCGAACAGGTTGAAGCCCAGCGCCGTGTTGGCCCGCAGGGCGCCCAGGATCAGCAGGTTGGCTACCACGAACGTCGGCATGCTGATCAACAGCAGGGACAGCACCGTGATGATGCGGTCGGATACGCGGTACTGCCGGATGGCGCCCCACGCGCCGACCACCACGCCGATGAACGTGCCGAGCACCGAGCCGAGGAAGACCAGCCGCAGGCTGACCCCAATCCGCCGCCACAGTTCGTCGGACACGGGTTGTCCCGCGACCGTCGTGCCGAAGTCGCCCTGGACCGCGTCGGACACCCAGTGCCCGTACCGGATCGGGATCGGTTGGTCGAGGGCGAGCTCGGCGGCCTTCGCGTCGATGACCGCCTGTGGGGGCCGGGGGTTGCGGCCCTCCAGGCTGTCGAGTGGTTTGAACGACCACGACGCGAGCGCGAACGTCAGGAACGAGGCCAGCACCAGAAGGACGATGTAGTTCAGCGCTCGACGAACGAGGAAGCGCGTCACGTCACGCCCGCCGGGAACCGCATGGCCACAGGGTAGGAGATTGGCGGCCGATCCCGTCGTCATGGGCGCTCCGACGCGCGCCGCCCGGTTGAGTGCACGCCGGGAATCCGCTTCGCGTTTGATGCGCGGCCGCTGCGGTTACCCGAAACTTTGCACACATTTCGAGTAGTCGAATGGAGTGATTTCCCGTGAGCATCAAGAGCTTGAAGGTGATGGCGGCCAGTATCGGCGCGGGTGCGCTAATCGCCGGTGGCGCACTGACCGTGGCGTCCAACAGCTGGGCCGAGCCGACACCTGCGCCGCCTGGCCCGGTGCCGACGGAGGAAGCGACGGTCGGCGAGACCACCACCGAGACGACGTTGACCGAGGAAACCGCGCCGCCGACGCCCACGACGTCATCCGCGGTGCCGGAGATCGAGGGCCCGGCGCCGCTACCTCCCGAGCAGGATGACGCGCTCTGATCCGAGTTCAGTGACCTGCCGATAGGGGAGGCCGCATGGTGGAAACCGTCGCGGTCCCCCCTTCGCGTAGGGCATCGATGACGATCGGGTCGTGCACGGCGAAGGGCGGCTTGACGGCGGTGCCCACCTCGCGGATGACGTAGGTCTGGGTGAAGCCGTCATCGCTTCGGGCGGTCACCGAGGTGGCGGAGATCGCCGTGATCACGCCGGTCTGCGTGATGCGGGTGGTGAAGCCCCCGCGGCCGTCGGCGACCACGGACTCCCCGTGCACTGACCCGGCCCCGCCGAGGTCGTGATGTGCGCCAGTGAAGGGTGCGCTCAGCGGCGGCGGGCCGCCCATGCCGGGGAATCCGAATTCGCCCATTGCGTGGCTCCCGCTCCCGGTCGCTGCGGCGATGGCGGCGCCACCAACCCCGGCCACGGCGGCGGCCACCGCTACCGCGCCGACGGTCTTGCGCACTCCCCAAGTGGTCATGGGCTCCACTGTGCAGGTTCGACGTGTGCGCCGGCTGTGAACGGTCTTCACAGCCGGCACATAGAAACCGCACAGTGCCCGCCCATGCCGTTGCTGGATGATGACGTTGATGACCACTGCCCACGGTTCCGAACGAGAACACGCCGATCCTGCGCGACTCGTCATGCGCCGAGCTGACGGCAAGCCCATCAACGTCCTGGTGGTCGACGACGAACCCGTGCTCGCCGAGCTGGTGTCCATGGCGCTGCGATACGAGGGCTGGGACATCGCCACCGCCGGCGACGGCGAGACGGCGATCGCCCTGGCGCGGGAGAACCCGCCCGACGTCGTCGTGCTCGACGTGATGCTGCCCGACATGAGCGGACTGGACGTGCTGCACGTGTTGCGGGCCCAGATCCCCGGGCTTCCGCTGCTGCTGCTGACGGCCAAGGACTCGGTCGAGGACCGCATCGCCGGTCTCACGGCGGGCGGTGACGACTACGTGACCAAGCCGTTCAGCCTCGAGGAAGTGGTGCTGCGGCTGCGTGCCCTGCTCAGGCGCACCGGGGTGGCCGATGAGACGGGCGGCGCGCAGCTCGTGGTCGGCGATCTCGTGCTCGACGAGGACAGCCACGAAGTGACCCGGGCGGGGGAGTCCATCACCCTGACCGCCACGGAGTTCGAGCTGCTCCGGTTCATGATGCGCAACGCCAAACGCGTGCTGAGCAAGGCGCAGATCCTCGACCGGGTGTGGAGCTACGACTTCGGCGGGCGGTCCAACATCGTCGAGTTGTACGTGTCGTACCTTCGCAAGAAGATCGACAGCGGCCGCGAGCCGATGATTCACACGCTGCGCGGCGCGGGGTACGTCCTCAAGCCGCCGCGATGAGGTCGCGCCGCAGCGCCGAGCCGTCCGAACCGCACAGCCGGGTCCTTGCTCCGCGCACGTGGTCGCTCCGCGTGCGCTTGCTCGTCACCCAGGTAACCCTGTTGGCCGTGGTGTGCGTGGGTATCGGCGCCGCCACGGAGTTCGCCCTGCAGCGCTTCCTGGTGCGCCAGCTAGACCAGCAACTGGTGGAGGCGGGCCGACGGTCCGCCGCGATCTTCGAACTTCCCCCGCCGATGTTCGACTTCCCGTCGCCCACGGTTCAGCGTGAGCGCTTCGATCCCGACTTTGGGCCAGGGCCGGGCTTCCTGAACGCCCCGGGGCAGGCCACTAGGACGGTGGGCGCGGTCATCTCACCGTCGGGGGCGGTCGACGCCGGCGTCATCAACCGGGACGGCACCCGATCCACGGTCGACGGTCCGGCCGCCGCCGCGCTCGTGAAGGTGCGGCCGAACGGACGCCCGACGACGGCCGAACTCGAGGGACTCGGCCGCTACCGGCTGATCGCCCTGCACGCCCGCCACGGCGACCAGACGATCGTGACCGGGCTTCCAACCGCGGTCATCGACGACACGCTCTGGTGGGTGCTGTGGATGTTCTGCATCATCGCGCTCATCGCGCTGATCGCTGCGGCCACCGCAGGCATCCTCGTCATCCGTCGCCAGTTGGCCCCGTTGTCGAGGGTCACCGCGGCCGCCCGCGACGTCGCCGGCCTGGAGCTCGACAAGGGTGAGGTGAACCTGCCGAGCCGGATCGTCCAGGTCGATCCCGAGGGGGCGCACACCGAGGTCGGCCAACTCGGATCGGCGCTCAACACGATGCTGGACCGCATCGCCGGTGCACTTTCCGCGAGGCACGCCAGCGAGACCCGGGTCCGCCAGTTCGTCGCCGACGCCAGCCACGAGCTGCGCACCCCGCTGGCCGCCATCCGCGGTTACACCGAACTGGCTCAACGCAAACGGCAGGATCTACCCGAGGACGTTGCCCACGCGATGAGCCGGGTGGAATCCGAGACCGAGCGGATGACGCATCTCGTCGAGGACATGCTGCTGCTGGCGCGCCTCGACGCGGGACGGCCGCTGGGCCGTGAACCCGTCGACCTGTCGCGGCTCGTGGTCGACGCCGTCAGCGACGCCCACGTGGCCGGGCTCGACCACGACTGGGCCCTGGACCTCCCCGAGGAGCCGCTCACCGTCATCGGGGACGAGGCGCGGCTTCAGCAGGTACTCGTGAACCTGTTGGCCAACGCCAGGATTCACACTCCCGCAGGCACGTCGGTGACGACGTCGCTGGCCCTCGACGGCGCCGTGGCGGTGCTGACCGTGGCCGACGAGGGGCCGGGTATCGCCGCGGACCTGTTGCCGGAGGTCTTCGTGCGGTTTGCGCGAGGGGACTCGTCGCGTGCTCGGCGCGGAGCCGCCCCGGCGGCGACATCGGACCGCGGAGCCTCGAACAGCAGTCCGGGTGGTACGGGCCTCGGTCTGTCGATCGTGGCCGCGGTGGTCAAGGCGCACGACGGCACGATCGACGTCCGAAGCGAGCCTGGCAGCACGCAGTTCGTCGTGCGGCTACCGCTTGGTTCACAGTCGACGCACAGCCCCAACCAATCACGGACCCAGCTGCCTGCCAGACACTCGGTGGAGTGACCGCAGTACTCGCGCGCCCCGCGCCCGCCGACGGCGACGAGGCGTCCTCGGGTATCTGTCAGCAGCCCGTCTCGCTCGGTGAACGCGTCACCATTGGCGTTCTCCTGGTGGCCACCGCCGTGCTCTACCTATGGAACCTGTCCGCCAGTGGTTGGGCCAACGGCTTCTACTCGTCGGCCGCCCAGGCCGGGGCGGCCGACTGGACGGCGATGCTGTTCGGCTCCAGTGACGCAGGCAATGCGATCACGGTCGACAAGACGCCCGCCGCGCTCTGGGTGATGGACGTCTCGGTGCGCGTGTTCGGGCTGAATTCGTGGAGCTTGCTGGCGCCGCAGGCGTTGGAGGGAGTCGCCGCGGTGGCCCTGCTGTATGCGGCCGTGCGCCGCGCCGCGGGGCCGTCGGCAGCACTGCTCGCCGGCGCGGTCTTCGCGCTGACACCCGTTGCGGCGCTGATGTTTCGGTTCAACAATCCCGATGCGCTCCTGGTACTCGCCCTCGTCGCGGGTGCGTACTGCGTGCAGCGGGCCTGCGAGCGTGACAGCAGCCGCTGGTGGCTGGCGGGCGCGGGTGTCGCCGTCGGCGTCGGGTTCCTGGCCAAGATGCTCCAGGCGTTCCTGGTGCTGCCCGCCTTCGGGGTGGCCTACCTCGTCGCCGCCGCGGTCCCGCTGCGCACCCGCGTCGTCAGATCGGTCGGAGCCGTCGCGGCGATGGTGCTCAGCGGCGGCTGGTATCTGCTGCTGGTCGAACTGTGGCCGTCCGCGTCGCGGCCCTACATCGGCGGGTCCCAGAACGACAGCATCATGGAGTTGGCGCTGGGATACAACGGTCTGGGCAGGCTCACCGGCGATGAGACCGGTGGCTTGGGCAACATGAACTTCGACGTCGGCTGGGGCAGGCTGTTCGGCACCTCGATGGGCGCCTACGCCGCGTGGCTGATCCCCGCCGCCCTGGTGTGCCTCGCCGCCGGCCTGTTCATCACCCGTCGAACCCCGCGGACCGATCCGGCGCGGGCAGGCCTGATCCTGTGGGGTGGCTGGCTGGTCGTCACCGCCGTCGTCTTCAGCTACGCCAACGGCATCCTGCACCAGTACTACACCGTCGCCCTCGCTCCGGCGATCGGCGCAGTCATCGGCATCGGTTCAGTGCTGTTGTGGCGCAACAGGGTCGACATCCGATCTGCCGTCGCGATGTCCACCACCGTCCTCGTCACGGTCATCCTCGCCGCCGTTCTGCTGGCGCGGCGCCACGACTGGTTGCCGTGGCTGGGTGCGGCGGTGGCCGTCGCCGGTGTCGCCGCCGCGGTGCTGCTGCTGGTGGTGAGCCGGCTTCCGGCCCGCGTCGCCACCGGCGTCGCCGCGCTGGCCGTCCTGGCCTGTCTGGCCGCGCCGACCGCCTACGCGATCGCGACCGCGGCCACCCCGCATTCCGGGGCGATCCCGTCGGTGGGCCCGGCGCGCGGACACGCGACGTTCGGCGGTCCCGGCGGCTTGCTCGACATACCCGAGGCCGGGCCCGGTCTGACGGCGCTGCTGTCCGACGGTGCCAACGGCTACCGGTGGACGGCCGCGGTCGTCGGCTCGACCAATGCGGCAGGCTATCAATTGGCCTCCGGCGCACCGGTAATGGCGGTGGGTGGCTTCAACGGCACCGACCCCG contains:
- a CDS encoding ArnT family glycosyltransferase → MTAVLARPAPADGDEASSGICQQPVSLGERVTIGVLLVATAVLYLWNLSASGWANGFYSSAAQAGAADWTAMLFGSSDAGNAITVDKTPAALWVMDVSVRVFGLNSWSLLAPQALEGVAAVALLYAAVRRAAGPSAALLAGAVFALTPVAALMFRFNNPDALLVLALVAGAYCVQRACERDSSRWWLAGAGVAVGVGFLAKMLQAFLVLPAFGVAYLVAAAVPLRTRVVRSVGAVAAMVLSGGWYLLLVELWPSASRPYIGGSQNDSIMELALGYNGLGRLTGDETGGLGNMNFDVGWGRLFGTSMGAYAAWLIPAALVCLAAGLFITRRTPRTDPARAGLILWGGWLVVTAVVFSYANGILHQYYTVALAPAIGAVIGIGSVLLWRNRVDIRSAVAMSTTVLVTVILAAVLLARRHDWLPWLGAAVAVAGVAAAVLLLVVSRLPARVATGVAALAVLACLAAPTAYAIATAATPHSGAIPSVGPARGHATFGGPGGLLDIPEAGPGLTALLSDGANGYRWTAAVVGSTNAAGYQLASGAPVMAVGGFNGTDPAPTLAEFQRDVADGRVHYFVRGRSMMFGMPGARDHGGSREASDISAWVEANYSPKTVDGVTVYDLTARPTHS
- a CDS encoding ABC transporter permease, whose amino-acid sequence is MTEPVTTDAASTAQSGLDVGAFASRRTLTTRRFLRNRLAVGALVVLVVMFVGCYALPPLLPWSYTDLDFLALQQPPSTSHWFGTNSVGQDLLAQTLRGMQKSLLIGVCVAFISTIIAATVGAVAGYFGGWRDRVAMWVVDLLLVVPSFILIAIVTPSLGQSGRVFSLILLLAVFSWMISARIVRGLTMSLREREFVTAARYMGVSNRRIILRHVLPNVASILIIDTTLNVGVAILAETGLSFLGFGIQPPDVSLGTLIADGTPSVTTFPWVFLFPAGVLVLIVLCANVIGDGLRDAIDPGAKPPRRRRRT
- a CDS encoding response regulator transcription factor, producing MRRADGKPINVLVVDDEPVLAELVSMALRYEGWDIATAGDGETAIALARENPPDVVVLDVMLPDMSGLDVLHVLRAQIPGLPLLLLTAKDSVEDRIAGLTAGGDDYVTKPFSLEEVVLRLRALLRRTGVADETGGAQLVVGDLVLDEDSHEVTRAGESITLTATEFELLRFMMRNAKRVLSKAQILDRVWSYDFGGRSNIVELYVSYLRKKIDSGREPMIHTLRGAGYVLKPPR
- a CDS encoding sensor histidine kinase produces the protein MRSRRSAEPSEPHSRVLAPRTWSLRVRLLVTQVTLLAVVCVGIGAATEFALQRFLVRQLDQQLVEAGRRSAAIFELPPPMFDFPSPTVQRERFDPDFGPGPGFLNAPGQATRTVGAVISPSGAVDAGVINRDGTRSTVDGPAAAALVKVRPNGRPTTAELEGLGRYRLIALHARHGDQTIVTGLPTAVIDDTLWWVLWMFCIIALIALIAAATAGILVIRRQLAPLSRVTAAARDVAGLELDKGEVNLPSRIVQVDPEGAHTEVGQLGSALNTMLDRIAGALSARHASETRVRQFVADASHELRTPLAAIRGYTELAQRKRQDLPEDVAHAMSRVESETERMTHLVEDMLLLARLDAGRPLGREPVDLSRLVVDAVSDAHVAGLDHDWALDLPEEPLTVIGDEARLQQVLVNLLANARIHTPAGTSVTTSLALDGAVAVLTVADEGPGIAADLLPEVFVRFARGDSSRARRGAAPAATSDRGASNSSPGGTGLGLSIVAAVVKAHDGTIDVRSEPGSTQFVVRLPLGSQSTHSPNQSRTQLPARHSVE
- a CDS encoding ABC transporter permease, which gives rise to MTRFLVRRALNYIVLLVLASFLTFALASWSFKPLDSLEGRNPRPPQAVIDAKAAELALDQPIPIRYGHWVSDAVQGDFGTTVAGQPVSDELWRRIGVSLRLVFLGSVLGTFIGVVVGAWGAIRQYRVSDRIITVLSLLLISMPTFVVANLLILGALRANTALGFNLFEYTGETSPTPLPGVWAQFVDRVQHLVLPTATLALFSIAGFSRYQRNAMLDVLGQDFIRTARAKGLTRRQALFKHGLRTALIPMATLFAYGVGGLVTGAVFVEKIFGWHGMGEWVVQGIATQDTNIIAAITVFTGATILLAGLLSDVIYAALDPRVRVA